Proteins from a single region of Anastrepha ludens isolate Willacy chromosome 5, idAnaLude1.1, whole genome shotgun sequence:
- the LOC128864909 gene encoding tigger transposable element-derived protein 2-like — protein MAPAAKKKHTFLTIDQKKEVLKKLSEGQSIRQLAAQYNVGKSTISDIKSSGLKIDSYIART, from the exons atggcaccagcagctaagaaaaaacatacgtttttaacgatagaccagaaaaaagaagttcttaagaaactaagtgaaggacagtcaattcgacagctagctgcgcaatacaatgtaggtaaatctacaatttcggacataaaatcaagtggattaaagattgatag ttacattgctagaacataa